The Leucobacter sp. UCMA 4100 genome window below encodes:
- a CDS encoding enoyl-CoA hydratase/isomerase family protein: MSNAVLLNIENGIARITLNRPERLNAFDPEVAEGWAEACELATQTSEVKAILVAGEGRAFCAGGDVRAMAEMEDRRESMQVLAGRINDGILALVESAKPVVAAAHGVTAGGGLGILLSSDYAVIGESSKVGSIYAGVGLTPDLSVSAQLARAVGERRALQLVLQDNLLSADEAVEWGLAAEKVADDAVLARAEAIAEHWVQNAYAYGEAKRLVRAAAGRSFREQVADEARTIGVASITPEGEKRIAAFAAR; this comes from the coding sequence GAACGCCTCAACGCGTTCGACCCAGAGGTCGCAGAGGGGTGGGCCGAGGCCTGCGAGCTCGCGACGCAGACGAGCGAGGTCAAGGCGATTCTCGTGGCTGGTGAGGGCCGCGCCTTCTGTGCGGGCGGCGATGTTCGCGCGATGGCCGAGATGGAAGACCGGCGTGAGTCGATGCAGGTACTCGCGGGCCGCATCAACGACGGCATTCTCGCCCTCGTCGAGTCGGCGAAGCCCGTGGTTGCCGCGGCGCACGGCGTCACGGCAGGTGGCGGGCTCGGCATTCTGCTCTCGAGCGACTACGCGGTCATTGGCGAGTCGTCGAAGGTGGGCAGTATTTACGCGGGCGTCGGCCTGACCCCAGACCTCTCGGTCTCGGCGCAGCTCGCTCGTGCGGTCGGCGAGCGTCGCGCGCTGCAGCTCGTGCTGCAAGACAACCTCTTGAGCGCCGATGAGGCCGTCGAGTGGGGCCTCGCGGCCGAGAAGGTCGCCGACGACGCTGTGCTCGCACGCGCCGAGGCGATCGCCGAGCATTGGGTACAGAATGCTTACGCCTACGGTGAGGCGAAGCGTCTCGTGCGTGCCGCTGCTGGCCGCTCGTTCCGCGAGCAGGTTGCCGACGAGGCGCGCACGATCGGTGTCGCGTCGATCACCCCCGAGGGTGAGAAGCGCATCGCGGCTTTCGCTGCTCGCTAG